From the genome of Leptolyngbya sp. NIES-2104, one region includes:
- a CDS encoding class I SAM-dependent DNA methyltransferase yields MTPDDLKQLEATLWKSADDLRANSDLKSSEYATPVLGLIFLKFADNKYRQYAAEIQQEYEKLKGGRREKLLSEIAIEKCGFYLPDHARYDYLLTLPEEENIAQALKVAMMAIEEHKPELKGVLPQDEYFRLVRGNDKSIPNRLLKNFSNIPADATGDMFGQIYQYFLAEFALAEGQGGGEFFTPDTVVRLMVEIVEPRRGKLLDPACGSGGMFVQSRRFIQEHDREDGSDPNDFFVYGQEKTLETVKLAKMNIAVSGLKGDVRQANTYYEDPFNGFGEFDYVLANPPFNVDDVNLSRVEADRRFNSYGIPRNKSKPTKKEQGNETVPNANYLWINLFATSLKPKGRAALVMANSASDARHSEADIRETLIKQNLIYGMLTLPSNMFYTVTLPATLWFFDKGKSDDRILFIDARNVFTQIDRAHREFSPEQVSNLAVISHLHRGKRHRFIHLVDRYFQQGMEKLIENRVQVEPVSQQLIAVLEDETDDTKGKEAALGFVDSWRSLDALKTQYQNYRDRYPAPPSNHEDSQTIEERNLAQHQLSGAFEPFFVELHSGLKQLDKTVRSHEAMLAEKAKQAGTQKRSLIDRQIKALKTTLEELHAEVKSAESFFAHVGWLQERFPEAKYENVTGLCKLATLEEVEEQDYSLNPGRYVGVVIEEDGKTEEEFITEILEMNQELEKLNREAHQLEGIIAHNVKQLAGEDS; encoded by the coding sequence TTGACTCCAGACGACCTGAAACAGCTAGAAGCCACTCTTTGGAAAAGCGCTGATGATTTGCGGGCAAACTCAGATTTGAAGTCGAGCGAGTACGCGACACCCGTGCTTGGATTGATTTTTCTCAAGTTTGCTGACAATAAGTATCGTCAGTATGCGGCTGAGATTCAGCAGGAGTACGAAAAGCTGAAAGGGGGACGACGAGAGAAATTGCTCTCAGAAATTGCGATCGAGAAGTGCGGATTCTATTTGCCGGATCATGCTCGATATGACTATCTTCTGACGCTGCCGGAAGAAGAGAACATTGCACAGGCGCTCAAGGTGGCGATGATGGCGATCGAGGAGCATAAGCCAGAACTGAAGGGGGTGTTGCCGCAGGATGAGTATTTTCGGCTGGTGCGGGGCAATGACAAAAGTATTCCGAATCGACTATTGAAGAATTTCTCGAACATTCCGGCTGATGCGACTGGGGATATGTTCGGGCAGATTTATCAGTATTTTCTAGCTGAGTTTGCACTGGCTGAGGGGCAAGGGGGCGGAGAGTTTTTCACGCCGGACACGGTGGTGCGGCTGATGGTCGAAATTGTTGAACCTCGGCGCGGTAAATTGCTTGATCCGGCTTGTGGGTCGGGCGGAATGTTTGTGCAGTCGCGGCGGTTTATTCAAGAACACGATCGGGAGGATGGATCTGATCCGAATGACTTTTTTGTGTATGGGCAGGAGAAAACGCTGGAGACGGTGAAGCTGGCGAAGATGAACATTGCTGTGAGTGGGTTGAAGGGCGATGTGCGGCAGGCGAATACTTATTATGAAGACCCATTTAATGGCTTTGGTGAGTTTGATTATGTGCTGGCGAATCCGCCGTTTAATGTGGATGATGTCAATCTGAGTCGGGTTGAGGCGGATCGGCGATTTAATAGTTACGGCATTCCGCGCAATAAGAGCAAGCCGACGAAGAAAGAGCAAGGCAATGAGACGGTGCCGAATGCGAACTATTTGTGGATTAATTTGTTTGCGACCTCGCTGAAACCGAAAGGACGGGCGGCGCTGGTCATGGCAAATTCGGCATCAGATGCGCGGCATTCGGAGGCGGACATTCGGGAGACGCTAATCAAACAGAATTTGATTTATGGAATGCTGACGCTGCCCTCGAATATGTTTTATACGGTGACACTTCCAGCAACGCTGTGGTTTTTTGACAAGGGTAAGTCGGACGATCGAATTCTATTCATTGATGCTCGGAATGTTTTTACTCAGATCGATCGCGCTCATCGAGAGTTTTCACCGGAGCAGGTGAGTAATTTGGCGGTGATCAGTCATTTGCATCGCGGAAAGCGGCATCGGTTCATTCATTTGGTCGATCGCTATTTTCAGCAGGGAATGGAGAAGCTGATCGAGAATCGGGTGCAGGTGGAGCCAGTCTCGCAACAGTTGATAGCAGTGCTGGAGGATGAGACGGATGATACGAAGGGGAAAGAAGCGGCGCTGGGATTTGTGGACTCTTGGAGAAGTCTGGATGCGCTGAAAACTCAGTATCAGAACTATCGCGATCGCTATCCTGCACCGCCCTCGAATCATGAGGATAGCCAAACGATCGAGGAGCGGAATTTGGCGCAGCATCAGCTTAGTGGGGCGTTTGAGCCGTTTTTTGTTGAGTTGCATTCGGGGCTGAAGCAGTTGGATAAGACGGTGCGATCGCATGAAGCAATGCTGGCAGAGAAGGCGAAGCAGGCGGGGACTCAGAAGCGGAGTTTAATTGATCGACAAATTAAAGCGCTGAAAACGACGCTAGAAGAACTTCATGCCGAGGTGAAATCGGCGGAGTCGTTTTTTGCTCATGTTGGCTGGCTTCAGGAGCGATTCCCGGAGGCGAAGTATGAGAATGTGACGGGGTTGTGTAAGTTGGCAACGCTGGAAGAGGTGGAGGAGCAGGACTATTCGCTGAATCCGGGGCGGTATGTGGGCGTAGTGATCGAGGAGGATGGCAAGACGGAAGAAGAGTTTATCACGGAAATTTTGGAGATGAATCAGGAGCTAGAAAAGCTGAATCGGGAGGCGCATCAGCTAGAGGGAATTATTGCTCATAATGTGAAACAGTTAGCAGGAGAGGATTCGTGA
- a CDS encoding type II toxin-antitoxin system VapC family toxin → MSEVVLDASAVLALLNQEPGGEIVAQFIEQASISAVNFSKVVTKLAEAGTPEEAIAQILDNLSLEIISFEKTQAVRAGMLRPLTRSLGLSLGDRACLALGLYLNQPIITTDRQWASLNLEIEIRVIR, encoded by the coding sequence ATGAGTGAAGTTGTGTTGGATGCTTCAGCCGTTTTAGCGCTGTTGAATCAAGAACCAGGTGGTGAGATAGTGGCTCAATTCATTGAGCAAGCCTCAATCAGTGCTGTCAATTTCTCGAAGGTAGTGACCAAACTTGCAGAAGCGGGAACGCCAGAGGAGGCGATCGCGCAAATTCTAGATAATCTAAGCCTCGAAATTATCTCCTTTGAGAAAACTCAGGCTGTTAGAGCCGGAATGTTAAGACCATTAACTCGATCGTTAGGGTTGTCTTTGGGAGATCGGGCTTGTTTGGCATTAGGTCTATATCTGAATCAGCCTATAATTACTACCGATCGCCAATGGGCTAGTCTCAATCTCGAAATTGAAATTCGAGTGATTCGATAA
- a CDS encoding restriction endonuclease subunit S, which produces MSEWSVKTIGELCDLGNGKVQTGPFGSQLHQSDYQAEGYPFVMPKDIVNGKIDESSIARVSISHVERLSKHKLSLGDIIYGRRGDIGRQALVRQENIGWLCGSGCLRISLGDAPIDSRFLHLYLKLPEVMAWVENQAIGATMPNLNTKILRSVPVRYPANVNQQQQIVAIVSAYDDSIENNDRRIALLEKMAEEIYREWFVRLRFPGHEQVTFHKGIPEGWQIKQLQEVAQVNAKSITKSKEFKTINYVDIASVTTNRINHVEEIDFNSAPGRARRIVKHGDVIWSTVRPANRAYCLILNPPDNLIVSTGFAVVSPKKNIPYSFLHQAVTSNAFVERIANVAKGSAYPAASREDFEKAEIIIPVKELLATFHALCAPMLKQKDFLIRRNEKLKQTRDRLLTRLISGKLSVEDLDIQFPPSTIDLQ; this is translated from the coding sequence ATGAGCGAGTGGAGCGTAAAAACTATTGGGGAGCTTTGTGATCTTGGTAACGGTAAAGTTCAGACCGGACCTTTTGGCTCTCAACTTCACCAGTCAGATTATCAAGCGGAGGGCTACCCATTCGTAATGCCCAAAGACATTGTTAATGGAAAAATTGACGAGTCTTCTATTGCAAGAGTATCTATTAGCCACGTTGAGCGATTATCAAAACATAAATTATCACTAGGAGATATCATTTATGGACGAAGAGGCGACATTGGAAGACAGGCATTAGTAAGGCAAGAAAATATTGGTTGGCTGTGTGGAAGTGGATGTTTAAGAATTAGTTTAGGAGACGCGCCTATTGATTCTAGATTTCTTCACTTGTATCTAAAGCTGCCTGAAGTAATGGCATGGGTAGAGAATCAAGCAATCGGCGCAACTATGCCGAATCTCAACACCAAAATTTTAAGAAGTGTTCCAGTTCGCTATCCTGCAAATGTCAATCAGCAGCAGCAAATTGTAGCGATCGTTTCTGCCTATGATGATTCGATCGAGAATAACGATCGACGAATTGCCCTACTCGAAAAAATGGCAGAGGAAATCTACCGCGAATGGTTCGTCCGCCTGCGCTTTCCGGGGCATGAGCAGGTCACGTTTCACAAGGGCATTCCTGAAGGTTGGCAAATTAAGCAATTACAGGAAGTCGCTCAAGTTAACGCAAAAAGTATTACGAAAAGCAAGGAATTTAAGACAATAAATTATGTGGATATAGCATCAGTAACAACTAATCGAATTAACCATGTTGAAGAAATTGATTTCAACAGTGCGCCAGGAAGAGCAAGGCGTATTGTAAAGCATGGTGATGTAATTTGGTCTACAGTGCGACCAGCGAACAGAGCTTATTGCTTGATACTAAATCCACCAGATAATCTCATTGTCTCAACGGGATTCGCTGTTGTTAGTCCAAAGAAAAACATACCTTATTCTTTTCTGCATCAGGCAGTAACCAGTAACGCTTTTGTTGAGCGAATAGCGAATGTTGCAAAAGGCTCTGCTTATCCAGCAGCCAGTAGAGAGGATTTTGAGAAGGCAGAAATTATCATTCCTGTGAAAGAACTATTGGCAACTTTTCATGCTTTATGCGCTCCCATGCTCAAACAGAAAGATTTTTTAATCAGAAGAAATGAGAAATTGAAGCAAACTCGCGATCGTCTTCTCACCCGCCTAATCTCCGGCAAACTCTCCGTCGAAGACCTCGACATCCAATTTCCACCCAGCACGATCGACCTACAATGA
- a CDS encoding XisH family protein, with product MPAKDLYHDAVRNALIKDGWAITADPYIIKYEDAELYADLAAEKPIAAERQGQKIVVEIKSFVGKSMMYDFHGALGQYIVYRDLIQLTEPEYILYLAIDNLVHEGFFQRKSVQAVAQQNHLLLIVVDVEKEEILQWIN from the coding sequence ATGCCCGCAAAAGACCTTTATCACGATGCTGTGAGAAATGCCTTAATCAAGGATGGTTGGGCAATCACAGCCGATCCTTACATTATCAAATACGAAGACGCAGAACTCTACGCCGATTTAGCAGCCGAAAAGCCGATCGCCGCAGAACGTCAAGGGCAGAAAATCGTCGTTGAGATCAAAAGCTTTGTCGGCAAATCGATGATGTACGACTTTCACGGCGCATTGGGGCAATACATCGTTTATCGCGACCTTATCCAATTGACTGAGCCAGAATATATCCTTTATTTAGCGATCGATAATCTAGTTCATGAGGGATTCTTTCAAAGAAAATCAGTGCAAGCTGTCGCCCAGCAAAATCATCTGCTCCTAATCGTTGTAGACGTAGAAAAAGAGGAAATTCTGCAATGGATAAACTAA
- a CDS encoding XisI protein — protein MDKLTHYRRIIQTTLNRYYEMTIAQTHLSTSDEVSDRLAFDSDRDQYLWFRFGWNDKKQVQHIIMYLCIKNGKIWVEEDATNLCVVDDLLAAGISQADIVLGFHHPSKRTLTEFAHA, from the coding sequence ATGGATAAACTAACTCACTATCGCCGCATCATTCAAACAACATTGAATCGATACTACGAAATGACGATTGCTCAAACTCATTTATCAACCAGCGATGAAGTCAGCGATCGACTCGCTTTCGACTCTGACCGAGATCAATATCTCTGGTTCCGCTTCGGTTGGAACGATAAAAAGCAAGTACAGCACATCATCATGTATCTCTGCATCAAAAACGGCAAAATTTGGGTCGAAGAAGACGCAACCAATCTATGTGTAGTCGATGATTTACTAGCGGCGGGCATTTCACAGGCTGATATTGTCTTAGGCTTCCACCACCCTAGCAAGCGAACCCTAACAGAGTTTGCTCACGCCTAA
- a CDS encoding XisI protein has protein sequence MDRVNEYRQIIQNYLADFIAQYDPNAQLIFDQERDRYLVMHNEWRNHNRIYGCAIQLDIIDGQIWIQQNNTEIYVDRELIAEGVTPQDIIFGFRSPSIRKMIAAANRQ, from the coding sequence ATGGATCGAGTAAACGAGTACCGCCAAATCATTCAGAACTATTTAGCAGATTTTATTGCCCAATACGATCCCAACGCCCAACTTATTTTCGATCAAGAGCGCGATCGCTATCTCGTCATGCACAACGAATGGCGCAATCACAACCGCATCTATGGCTGTGCCATCCAGTTAGATATCATCGACGGTCAAATTTGGATACAGCAAAATAACACCGAAATTTACGTCGATCGAGAACTGATCGCCGAAGGAGTCACCCCCCAAGACATTATTTTCGGCTTCCGCTCCCCCAGCATCCGAAAAATGATTGCCGCCGCCAACCGTCAATAG
- a CDS encoding type I restriction endonuclease subunit R — MPNFISEDDIEQAILRKLNQTYGFQLLNCYTVNADDLNDRSNRTDKRDVIFHDRLKAAALRLNPALPETAIDKALAILTNQRSTLSTIAANREIDGLIRNGIQIEYENAQGRTENGQVRIIDFNDPRPNGNNEFLAVSQLWIKGDRTYRRPDILLYINGLPLVFIELKNSNIKLQSAYDDNLTNYKRDIPQLFHTNAFCILSNAIETKIGSFTAAWEYFFHWLRPEDEKEKLDRDQLKESGTSLERAIDGLCALPKLLDYLENFILFHKETQKIIAQNHQFIGVNRAIESFTDRKAKEGKLGVFWHTQGSGKSFSMIFYARKIFRKLKGNFTFVVITDREDLDRQIYRNFLNTETVKKDEAAQPNNSKEMRQFLSQNKRIVFTLIQKFRYEKGKPYPKLSDRDDIIVIVDEAHRTQYKSLAENMRTGLPNANYLAFTGTPLLGKDRKTNAWFGDYVSEYNFSQSMDDGATVPLFYQKRVPEVLIQNEDLSEEFYQILEEENLDDAQQASLERKFAREVEVIKRDDRLDTIAKDIVYHFPRRGYLGKGMIVSVDKFTAVKMYDKVQHHWKAEIKNLVGRIKRSSNDIEKARLKKILDFMRETDMAVVISQENSEAETDKFAKQGLDIKPHRDRLNSVDKEGHDIEYQFKDADHPLQLVFVCSMWLTGFDVPSLSTLYLDKPMKDHTLMQTIARANRVSSHSINHVTKANGEIIDYYNVFRNMKQALAAYALGGGENLTDDDTDSPIQKKANLFTLLDDAIAQGLAFCQQHNINLESILAIQDTFRNLEQFNQFADTLLQKDEWRKAFAVYENTITSLYEACKPEILSEPRPIVFVFQYLRGVIDSIIGRANIDSVSLKIAELLDESVVADNQGLKQKEYGAEYKIVQAGKVWDLSQMNFDKLKTEFQAALYKNIEIADLRSFLEDKLNQMLQQNTTRTDFAQRLQAIIDRYNAGGSSTENYYEALVDFAENLKQETERHVREGLTEDELELFDLLKKDKMTADETQKVRLAAKSLLSRLIANQPKVLVQDWYKDDQSQRRVKSTVEEVLDDNLPGTYDRLLFKEKCDRVFDLIYSQASKGQKWAV; from the coding sequence ATGCCAAACTTTATTTCTGAAGATGACATCGAGCAAGCGATTCTACGAAAGCTCAATCAAACCTACGGGTTTCAGTTGCTCAACTGCTACACCGTCAATGCTGATGATCTCAACGATCGCTCCAACCGCACCGACAAACGCGATGTCATCTTCCACGATCGCCTCAAAGCCGCTGCTCTCCGCCTCAACCCAGCACTACCCGAAACCGCGATCGACAAAGCCTTGGCAATTCTAACTAATCAGCGCTCCACCCTTTCTACGATCGCAGCCAACCGCGAAATCGACGGACTGATCCGAAACGGCATTCAAATCGAATACGAAAACGCTCAAGGTAGAACCGAAAACGGTCAAGTCCGCATCATCGATTTCAACGACCCCAGACCCAACGGTAACAATGAATTTCTTGCCGTCTCCCAACTGTGGATCAAAGGAGATCGCACCTACCGCCGCCCCGATATCCTGCTCTACATCAACGGCTTGCCCCTCGTCTTCATCGAACTAAAAAACTCCAACATCAAGCTTCAATCCGCCTACGACGACAACCTCACCAACTACAAGCGCGACATCCCCCAACTCTTCCACACCAACGCTTTCTGTATCCTCTCCAACGCGATCGAAACCAAAATCGGCAGCTTCACCGCCGCCTGGGAATATTTTTTTCACTGGCTCCGCCCCGAAGATGAAAAAGAAAAGCTCGATCGCGACCAGCTTAAAGAATCCGGCACCAGTTTAGAACGTGCGATCGACGGACTTTGCGCCCTACCGAAACTCCTCGACTACCTCGAAAACTTCATTCTCTTCCACAAAGAAACCCAAAAAATCATTGCTCAAAACCACCAGTTCATTGGTGTAAATCGAGCAATCGAATCGTTCACAGATCGCAAAGCCAAAGAAGGAAAACTCGGCGTGTTCTGGCATACCCAGGGTTCCGGTAAAAGCTTTTCGATGATCTTCTACGCCCGTAAAATCTTCCGCAAACTCAAAGGCAACTTTACTTTTGTGGTCATCACTGATCGAGAAGACCTCGATCGACAAATCTATCGAAATTTCCTCAACACCGAAACCGTCAAGAAAGACGAAGCGGCGCAACCCAACAACAGTAAAGAGATGCGACAGTTCCTTTCTCAGAACAAGCGAATCGTCTTTACCCTGATTCAAAAATTCCGTTATGAGAAGGGCAAACCGTACCCGAAATTAAGCGATCGTGATGACATCATCGTGATTGTCGATGAAGCTCACCGTACCCAGTACAAATCTCTAGCAGAAAATATGCGGACAGGCTTGCCAAACGCGAACTATCTCGCTTTTACAGGCACTCCTCTACTCGGCAAAGATCGTAAGACGAACGCCTGGTTTGGGGATTACGTCAGCGAATACAACTTTTCTCAATCAATGGATGACGGCGCAACGGTGCCCCTGTTCTACCAAAAGCGCGTTCCAGAAGTGCTGATTCAGAACGAAGATTTGAGTGAGGAATTTTATCAAATCCTCGAAGAAGAGAACCTCGACGACGCACAGCAAGCAAGTTTAGAAAGAAAATTTGCCCGTGAAGTCGAAGTGATCAAACGCGACGATCGCTTAGATACGATCGCCAAAGACATCGTTTACCACTTCCCCCGCCGAGGCTACTTAGGTAAAGGGATGATTGTTTCCGTCGATAAATTCACCGCTGTGAAAATGTACGACAAGGTACAGCATCACTGGAAAGCAGAAATCAAGAACTTAGTCGGACGCATCAAACGATCATCAAACGACATTGAAAAAGCCCGCCTCAAAAAGATTCTGGACTTCATGCGAGAGACCGATATGGCAGTCGTGATCAGCCAGGAAAATAGCGAAGCCGAAACCGACAAGTTCGCCAAACAAGGACTCGACATCAAGCCACACCGCGATCGCCTCAATTCCGTCGATAAAGAGGGACACGACATCGAGTATCAGTTCAAAGATGCTGACCATCCGCTGCAATTAGTCTTCGTCTGTTCCATGTGGTTAACAGGCTTCGATGTCCCCAGCCTGTCTACGCTTTACCTCGACAAGCCGATGAAAGACCATACTCTGATGCAAACGATCGCTCGCGCCAACCGCGTCAGTTCTCATTCAATCAACCACGTCACCAAAGCAAACGGCGAAATCATTGATTACTACAACGTCTTTCGCAACATGAAACAGGCACTCGCGGCTTATGCGCTAGGCGGTGGTGAAAATCTAACCGATGACGATACTGATTCCCCGATTCAGAAGAAAGCAAACCTGTTTACCCTGCTCGATGATGCGATCGCCCAAGGACTGGCATTTTGCCAACAACACAACATCAATTTAGAAAGCATCCTGGCGATTCAAGACACGTTTAGAAATCTAGAGCAGTTCAATCAGTTTGCCGATACCCTCTTACAAAAAGACGAATGGCGCAAAGCTTTTGCGGTCTACGAAAACACCATCACCTCGCTCTACGAAGCCTGTAAGCCCGAAATCTTAAGCGAACCACGCCCGATCGTCTTCGTTTTCCAATACTTACGAGGCGTGATCGATAGCATTATCGGACGCGCCAACATCGACTCAGTGAGCCTCAAGATCGCAGAACTGCTCGATGAGAGCGTTGTTGCAGACAACCAAGGCTTAAAGCAGAAAGAGTACGGGGCAGAATATAAAATCGTTCAAGCAGGCAAAGTTTGGGACTTGAGCCAAATGAACTTTGACAAACTCAAAACAGAATTTCAAGCTGCACTCTACAAGAACATTGAAATTGCTGATTTGCGTAGCTTTCTCGAAGACAAGCTGAATCAGATGCTTCAACAGAACACGACCCGGACAGACTTCGCCCAACGATTGCAAGCCATCATTGATCGCTACAACGCGGGCGGCTCCTCGACTGAGAACTACTACGAGGCATTAGTCGATTTTGCCGAGAACCTCAAGCAAGAAACCGAGCGCCACGTTCGGGAAGGTTTAACCGAAGACGAGCTAGAACTGTTCGACCTGCTCAAAAAAGACAAAATGACCGCCGATGAAACTCAAAAAGTCAGACTAGCTGCAAAATCTCTTTTGAGCCGATTAATTGCAAATCAACCCAAAGTTTTAGTGCAGGACTGGTATAAAGACGATCAGAGTCAGCGCCGAGTGAAATCGACGGTTGAAGAAGTTTTAGACGATAATCTACCTGGCACTTACGATCGTCTTCTATTTAAGGAGAAGTGCGATCGTGTTTTTGATCTCATTTATAGCCAAGCAAGCAAAGGGCAAAAATGGGCAGTCTAA
- a CDS encoding P-loop NTPase fold protein encodes MSQEQQTINGHIEAYLDYYCNLSHAPGFAVLLQGPWGSGKTWFINQYREKLKENDRKCLYISLYGMTSFSEIENAFFQQLHPMLSSKGMAITGKILKGLLKGALKIDLNNDNKDDGTLNLQIPEINLPEYLRDADESILIFDDLERCKINLINLLGYINFFVEHQDLKVLLIANEDELVKNSRYEVVNEGELAEDSKYQVIKEKLIGKTFGVSLDFEGALESFVTMIDNSRARKILSDNTDLIKFFYEQARYENLRSLKQIVLDFERIFNALPEKAKEKMELVQDLLKLLIAFSIEIKRGKMLPKNIGKLREAYSASLGRRIASQSLGVSQVDKQEHTPLQEVLNRYPSINLRDPFPSDLWWQTFFDKGVLDTEELNQSILNSKYFQNENTPNWVKLWNFTDLSDDDFESIIRSVELDFSNRKYLEIGVVKHVFGLFLMFSDAGLYSKSKGEVLKDAKCYIDYLKDNKQFAIAAPSVIDSITDDSYGSLGFQGKDFEEFQELSSYINETRKLAQEEGLPAAGQDLLTIMQCDFWKFSRMISISRYQHEDVLIQEYHDLPILKYVDPIAFITAFLQMDAEDKRRILASLCERYKFANISPKLIEELEWLKAVRHLLQLEVENKRGKVSGFVLLSYSQHYLDGAIGKLEKDKSQLEAKQQ; translated from the coding sequence ATGAGTCAAGAGCAACAAACGATTAATGGGCACATAGAAGCATATCTAGACTATTACTGTAATTTATCCCATGCGCCTGGATTCGCAGTTCTTCTACAAGGTCCGTGGGGATCTGGAAAAACATGGTTTATCAATCAATACCGAGAGAAACTTAAAGAGAACGATCGCAAATGTCTGTATATCAGTCTTTACGGAATGACCAGTTTCTCTGAGATAGAAAATGCTTTCTTTCAGCAGTTACATCCTATGCTCTCCTCAAAAGGAATGGCGATAACAGGAAAAATTCTTAAGGGTCTACTAAAAGGTGCATTAAAGATTGATCTTAATAACGACAACAAAGATGACGGAACGTTGAATCTCCAGATTCCAGAAATTAATCTGCCAGAATATCTTAGAGATGCCGATGAAAGCATCTTAATCTTCGACGATTTGGAGCGCTGCAAGATTAACCTGATTAATCTGTTAGGGTATATCAATTTCTTTGTAGAACATCAAGACTTGAAAGTGCTCCTTATCGCCAACGAAGATGAACTGGTAAAAAATAGTAGATATGAGGTCGTCAATGAAGGTGAACTAGCGGAAGACAGTAAATATCAGGTTATCAAAGAGAAGTTGATAGGTAAAACTTTTGGTGTGTCCCTAGATTTTGAGGGTGCGCTTGAGAGCTTTGTTACTATGATAGATAATTCAAGAGCCAGAAAAATTTTATCTGATAATACTGATCTGATAAAATTTTTCTACGAGCAAGCTAGATACGAAAATCTAAGAAGCTTGAAGCAGATTGTTTTAGATTTTGAAAGAATTTTTAATGCTTTGCCAGAAAAAGCAAAAGAGAAAATGGAGTTAGTACAGGATCTATTGAAGCTACTGATAGCTTTTTCAATAGAGATTAAGCGTGGAAAGATGCTTCCGAAAAATATCGGCAAATTACGAGAAGCGTATTCAGCTAGTCTGGGTCGGCGAATTGCGAGTCAATCTCTTGGTGTCAGCCAAGTTGATAAACAAGAGCACACCCCGCTTCAAGAGGTACTTAACAGATATCCCTCGATCAACTTGCGCGACCCATTTCCAAGCGATTTATGGTGGCAAACATTTTTTGATAAGGGTGTCTTAGATACTGAGGAGTTAAATCAGTCAATATTAAACAGCAAATACTTCCAAAACGAAAATACCCCAAACTGGGTCAAGCTTTGGAATTTTACTGACCTTTCTGATGACGATTTTGAGAGTATTATTAGAAGCGTTGAACTAGACTTCTCTAATAGAAAGTACCTTGAGATTGGAGTAGTAAAGCATGTCTTTGGACTCTTTCTTATGTTTTCTGATGCTGGGCTTTACAGCAAAAGTAAGGGCGAAGTTCTTAAGGATGCTAAATGTTACATCGACTACCTAAAAGATAATAAGCAGTTTGCTATTGCTGCTCCTTCAGTAATTGATTCCATAACTGATGATAGTTATGGTAGCCTTGGCTTTCAAGGAAAAGACTTTGAGGAATTTCAAGAGTTATCCTCTTATATCAACGAAACGCGAAAATTAGCACAAGAGGAGGGCTTACCTGCTGCTGGTCAAGATTTGCTTACAATTATGCAGTGTGATTTTTGGAAATTCTCTAGAATGATCAGCATCAGTAGATATCAACATGAGGATGTTCTCATTCAGGAGTATCATGACCTTCCAATACTGAAATATGTAGACCCAATTGCATTCATAACTGCATTCCTACAAATGGATGCTGAAGACAAAAGGCGTATTCTTGCGTCGTTATGCGAACGGTATAAATTTGCGAACATTAGCCCAAAGCTAATTGAGGAATTAGAGTGGCTTAAGGCTGTTCGACATCTACTACAGTTAGAAGTCGAAAATAAGAGAGGGAAAGTCAGTGGATTTGTTTTATTATCATATAGTCAGCACTATCTAGATGGCGCTATCGGCAAACTCGAAAAAGATAAATCTCAATTAGAGGCAAAACAGCAGTAG
- a CDS encoding Uma2 family endonuclease, producing the protein MTGQLLNSEEIVTELDLSHLTIEDDTPVDNLQSEKQQRLLVEPLYSSKALPSPFLAAANVGLFYKLKGDPVVPDMMLSLKVQCADDFSKKQNRSYFVWEFGKQPEVCVEIVSNAEGDELILSRESQQKGKTTIKKNLYAEIRIPYYVVFDPLKQIQGQDEMNGALLRVWLNVAGRYTELTPQAGINEAGQSVWLEEVGLGLTLWSGQFEEEVTRLWLRWCDREGRVIPTGAERADRLAERLRSMGINPDEI; encoded by the coding sequence ATGACTGGTCAACTTCTCAACAGTGAAGAAATCGTCACTGAGCTAGACCTCAGCCATTTGACGATCGAGGACGATACGCCCGTGGACAATCTTCAATCTGAAAAGCAGCAACGGCTTCTCGTCGAGCCGCTCTACAGTTCTAAAGCGCTACCGTCACCGTTCCTAGCGGCTGCCAATGTTGGACTCTTTTACAAACTCAAGGGTGATCCAGTCGTACCCGACATGATGTTGAGCTTGAAGGTTCAGTGCGCGGACGACTTCTCTAAAAAACAGAATCGTTCTTATTTTGTCTGGGAATTTGGCAAACAACCAGAGGTTTGTGTTGAGATTGTCTCCAATGCGGAAGGTGATGAACTCATTCTGAGCCGAGAGTCCCAGCAAAAGGGGAAGACGACAATCAAGAAAAATCTGTACGCTGAAATCCGCATTCCTTACTATGTTGTATTCGACCCACTGAAACAAATTCAGGGTCAGGACGAAATGAACGGAGCGCTGCTGCGGGTTTGGTTGAATGTGGCAGGTCGCTACACCGAGTTGACTCCTCAAGCAGGAATCAATGAAGCTGGGCAATCGGTTTGGTTAGAGGAAGTGGGATTGGGACTCACGCTTTGGTCAGGGCAGTTTGAGGAAGAAGTCACGCGGCTGTGGTTGCGCTGGTGCGATCGCGAAGGACGAGTGATTCCAACCGGAGCAGAACGGGCAGATCGCCTCGCCGAACGCCTGCGGTCGATGGGAATTAACCCAGACGAAATTTGA